A window of Dissulfurirhabdus thermomarina contains these coding sequences:
- a CDS encoding bifunctional UDP-4-keto-pentose/UDP-xylose synthase has product MKLLVLGVNGFIGSHLTRRVVAETDWEIYGMDLAADRLGDMVDHPRVHYIEGDISINKEWIEYHVKKCDVCLPLVAIATPASYVRDPLAVFELDFEENLRVVRQCARYGTRVIFPSTSEVYGMCPEPPFNEETSLLVYGPIHKQRWIYACAKQMMDRVIWAMGQHRGLRFTLIRPFNWIGAGLDTLATPKEGSSRVVTQFLGHLLREEPINLVDGGRQRRSFTYVDDGLDCLLAILRNEGGRCDGRIFNIGNPANDVSIRELAELMIDVLKEFPDLAPLAEKAELREVSAEAFYGKDYQDIGARVPDITAAREVLGWEPKIGLREALRRTIAAYVADWRAAREALDPAGGA; this is encoded by the coding sequence ATGAAACTGCTCGTCCTGGGAGTCAACGGATTCATCGGCAGTCACCTCACCCGGCGGGTCGTGGCCGAGACCGACTGGGAGATCTACGGGATGGATCTCGCCGCCGACCGGCTCGGCGACATGGTGGACCACCCCCGGGTGCACTACATCGAGGGCGACATCTCCATCAACAAGGAGTGGATCGAGTACCACGTGAAGAAGTGCGACGTGTGCCTCCCCCTGGTGGCCATCGCCACCCCGGCCAGCTACGTCCGCGACCCCCTGGCCGTCTTCGAGCTCGACTTCGAGGAGAACCTCCGGGTGGTGCGCCAGTGCGCCCGCTACGGGACCCGGGTGATCTTCCCCTCCACCAGCGAGGTCTACGGGATGTGCCCGGAGCCGCCCTTCAACGAGGAGACGAGCCTCCTGGTCTACGGTCCCATCCACAAGCAGCGCTGGATCTACGCCTGCGCCAAGCAGATGATGGACCGGGTCATCTGGGCCATGGGGCAGCACCGGGGCCTGCGCTTCACCTTGATCCGGCCCTTCAACTGGATCGGGGCCGGGCTCGACACCCTGGCCACCCCCAAGGAGGGCAGCTCCCGGGTGGTGACCCAGTTCCTGGGCCACCTGCTCCGGGAGGAGCCCATCAACCTGGTGGACGGGGGGCGCCAGCGGCGCAGCTTCACCTACGTGGACGACGGGCTCGACTGCCTGCTCGCCATCCTCCGGAACGAGGGCGGGCGGTGCGACGGCCGGATCTTCAACATCGGCAACCCCGCCAACGACGTCTCCATCCGGGAGCTGGCGGAGCTCATGATCGACGTCCTCAAGGAGTTCCCGGACCTCGCTCCCCTGGCGGAGAAGGCCGAGCTGCGCGAGGTCTCCGCCGAGGCCTTCTACGGCAAGGACTACCAGGACATCGGCGCCCGGGTGCCGGACATCACCGCCGCCCGCGAGGTGCTGGGCTGGGAGCCCAAGATCGGCCTCCGGGAGGCCCTCCGGCGCACCATCGCGGCCTACGTGGCCGACTGGCGCGCGGCACGGGAGGCCCTGGACCCGGCCGGGGGCGCATGA
- the coaE gene encoding dephospho-CoA kinase (Dephospho-CoA kinase (CoaE) performs the final step in coenzyme A biosynthesis.): MDTSSRPPLKVYAVTGGLAAGKSTLAAALAAEGIPVVDTDELARAAVAPGAPGHAAVVRAFGEEVLAPDGSLDRNRLRRLVLDDPGARSRLEAIVHPEVRDRLERRLEALAARGHRVAVVEVPLLYEAGWEDRFDGVIAVTAPDDVREARLARRHRIPPGEARRWLRAQMPQEEKARRADLVVRNHGDAADLARQARHLAAALKAGGLDETSPGPPGRRSTPRSTR, encoded by the coding sequence GTGGATACGTCCAGCCGACCACCGCTCAAGGTCTATGCCGTCACCGGGGGCCTTGCGGCCGGGAAGAGCACCCTCGCCGCGGCCCTGGCCGCGGAGGGAATCCCCGTGGTGGACACCGACGAGCTGGCCCGGGCGGCCGTCGCCCCGGGGGCCCCGGGCCACGCCGCCGTGGTCCGCGCCTTCGGCGAAGAAGTGCTCGCCCCGGACGGCTCCCTCGACCGGAACCGGCTGCGGCGCCTCGTCCTGGACGACCCAGGGGCGCGGAGCCGGCTCGAGGCCATCGTCCACCCCGAGGTGCGGGACCGGCTCGAACGGCGGCTCGAGGCCCTGGCCGCCCGGGGCCACCGGGTCGCCGTGGTGGAGGTGCCCCTCCTCTACGAGGCCGGATGGGAAGACCGTTTCGACGGGGTCATCGCGGTGACGGCCCCGGACGACGTGCGGGAGGCCCGCCTCGCCCGCCGCCACCGGATCCCGCCCGGGGAGGCCCGGCGCTGGCTCCGCGCCCAGATGCCCCAGGAGGAGAAGGCCCGCCGGGCGGACCTGGTGGTCCGCAACCACGGAGACGCGGCGGACCTGGCCCGCCAGGCCCGACACCTGGCCGCGGCGCTCAAGGCCGGCGGCCTGGATGAAACCAGCCCGGGGCCGCCGGGCCGTCGATCAACTCCCAGATCTACGCGATAA
- a CDS encoding type 1 glutamine amidotransferase domain-containing protein, with protein MKALVLTAAGFEDTELLCPLYRLREAGLQVDVAAPEWGAVRGLHGYSVTANLTLDDVPPAGHELLVVPGGTAPAALRTLPRALDLVRAQAAAGRPLAAICHGPQLLAAAGLLAGRRVTGHPKISRELIAAGARYEDAPVVVDGVFITSRRPPDLPAFMAAIGKALSAW; from the coding sequence GTGAAGGCCCTCGTCCTCACCGCCGCCGGGTTCGAGGACACGGAGCTCCTCTGCCCCCTCTACCGCCTCCGGGAGGCGGGGCTCCAGGTGGACGTGGCCGCGCCGGAATGGGGGGCGGTGCGGGGCCTGCACGGCTACTCGGTGACCGCCAACCTCACCCTCGACGACGTTCCGCCCGCCGGGCACGAGCTCCTGGTGGTCCCCGGCGGCACGGCGCCGGCGGCCCTCCGGACGCTGCCTCGGGCCCTGGACCTCGTCCGGGCCCAGGCCGCCGCCGGGCGGCCCCTGGCCGCCATCTGTCACGGCCCGCAGCTCCTGGCGGCGGCGGGGCTCTTGGCCGGGCGCCGGGTGACGGGCCACCCGAAGATCTCCCGGGAGCTCATCGCCGCCGGCGCCCGGTACGAGGACGCCCCCGTGGTGGTGGACGGCGTCTTCATCACCTCGCGGCGGCCGCCGGACCTCCCCGCCTTCATGGCCGCCATAGGAAAGGCCCTGTCCGCCTGGTGA
- a CDS encoding polysaccharide deacetylase family protein, translating into MSRGAPVALKVDVDTHDGMRRGVPVLLEILARRGVRATFFLSFGPDNAGKAVFRLLREPVFLKKMLRTGAPSLYGWRTVLSGTLLPARPIASAFPDLVRRIEAEGHEAAVHAWDHRRWQDHLDRMDRAAVAAEFGRAFAAFSGILGRPPRATAAPGWQATAVSLEVQDGLGLRYASDLRGGPPCRLRAAGRAFRTLQVPTTGPCIEELLAVGVRRAADLRRALLDALAGEPFPVLAVHAEVEGGPYAEFFDALLSELLARHAGIRTLEATAERVLARPEAVPVRELARACLPGRAGTVATSG; encoded by the coding sequence ATGAGCCGCGGCGCCCCCGTGGCCCTCAAGGTGGACGTGGACACCCACGACGGCATGCGCCGCGGGGTGCCCGTCCTCCTGGAGATCCTGGCCCGCCGCGGGGTCCGGGCCACCTTCTTCCTCTCCTTCGGGCCGGACAACGCCGGCAAGGCCGTCTTCCGCCTCCTGCGAGAGCCGGTCTTCCTGAAGAAGATGCTCCGGACCGGGGCCCCGAGCCTCTACGGCTGGCGCACGGTGCTGTCCGGGACGCTGCTCCCGGCCCGGCCCATCGCCTCGGCCTTCCCGGATCTCGTGCGCCGGATCGAGGCGGAGGGCCACGAGGCGGCGGTGCACGCCTGGGACCACCGGCGCTGGCAGGACCACCTGGACCGGATGGACCGGGCGGCGGTGGCGGCGGAGTTCGGGCGGGCCTTCGCGGCCTTCTCCGGCATCCTTGGGCGCCCGCCCCGGGCCACCGCCGCCCCGGGGTGGCAGGCCACGGCGGTGAGCCTCGAGGTCCAGGACGGGCTGGGGTTGCGGTACGCGAGCGATCTCCGGGGCGGCCCGCCCTGCCGCCTGCGCGCGGCGGGGCGGGCCTTCCGGACCCTCCAGGTCCCCACCACCGGGCCCTGCATCGAGGAGCTGCTGGCCGTGGGGGTCCGGCGGGCGGCGGATCTCCGCCGCGCCCTCCTGGATGCCCTGGCGGGCGAGCCCTTCCCGGTGCTCGCCGTGCACGCCGAGGTGGAGGGGGGACCCTACGCCGAGTTCTTCGATGCGCTCCTTTCGGAGCTCCTCGCCCGCCACGCGGGGATCCGCACCCTGGAAGCGACGGCCGAACGGGTGCTCGCCCGGCCGGAGGCCGTCCCCGTCCGCGAACTGGCCCGGGCGTGTCTTCCGGGCCGGGCCGGCACGGTGGCGACCTCGGGCTGA
- a CDS encoding CoA-binding protein, which translates to MAILTDDADIRRLLQAARVIAVVGVSTNPERTSHDIARRVLDAGRWRVHLVNPVYAGRELFGRPILASLAEVPEPVDIVDVFRRPDAVEPIVKDALAAGARAVWFQPGTENPEVIRRYADRLDLVTGACLGVMAGRAAGPGAP; encoded by the coding sequence CCGACGACGCGGACATCCGGCGGCTCCTCCAGGCGGCGCGGGTCATCGCGGTGGTGGGCGTCTCCACCAACCCCGAGCGCACCAGCCACGACATCGCCCGGCGGGTTCTGGACGCCGGCCGGTGGCGGGTGCACCTGGTCAACCCCGTCTACGCCGGCCGGGAACTCTTCGGGCGGCCCATCCTCGCCTCCCTGGCCGAGGTCCCGGAACCGGTGGACATCGTGGACGTCTTCCGACGGCCCGATGCGGTGGAGCCCATCGTGAAAGACGCCCTGGCCGCGGGGGCCCGGGCGGTCTGGTTCCAGCCCGGGACGGAGAACCCGGAGGTGATCCGGCGCTACGCCGACCGGCTGGACCTCGTCACCGGCGCCTGCCTCGGCGTCATGGCCGGCCGGGCCGCCGGGCCGGGGGCGCCGTGA
- a CDS encoding FKBP-type peptidyl-prolyl cis-trans isomerase — translation MKITPDTVVTLHYTLSVNGGETPEELTRPYRVQFVYGREPILPALEKVLHGREPEDEVEVTIPPEQAFGNYDGNLVNEVPLSTFRRPEAIREGEVYEEVTADGRKVRFVAREVRADSVVADFNHPAAGKSLTLKGRVAEVRMATATDLLRVLNLNRGGG, via the coding sequence ATGAAGATCACCCCCGACACCGTCGTCACGTTGCACTATACCCTCTCGGTCAACGGGGGGGAAACGCCCGAGGAACTGACCCGGCCCTACCGGGTTCAGTTCGTCTACGGGCGCGAACCCATCCTCCCCGCCCTCGAGAAGGTCCTCCATGGCCGCGAGCCGGAGGACGAGGTGGAGGTCACCATCCCCCCCGAGCAGGCCTTCGGCAACTACGACGGCAACCTGGTCAACGAGGTGCCGCTGTCCACCTTCCGTCGCCCGGAGGCCATCCGGGAGGGGGAGGTCTACGAGGAGGTCACCGCCGACGGGCGCAAGGTCCGTTTCGTGGCCCGCGAGGTCCGCGCCGATTCCGTGGTGGCCGACTTCAACCATCCCGCCGCCGGCAAGTCCCTCACCCTGAAGGGGCGGGTGGCCGAGGTCCGGATGGCCACCGCCACGGATCTGCTCCGGGTGCTCAACCTGAACCGCGGCGGCGGGTGA
- a CDS encoding bile acid:sodium symporter family protein — protein sequence MAAAKARGGAVLTRWFVLWVLLASAAAVRFPGAFTGIRPWIAPLLGLIMFGMGMTLEAEAFRRALRSPVPLALGVVLQFLVMPLAGFGIAAGFRLPPQISAGLVLVGACPGGTASNVMVYLSRGNVALSIAMTTCSTLLAPLVTPWLTLLYARRWLPVDPAALFLSILEVVLVPVVLGLAVKRLAPGAAARAEAWTPAVSVLAIVAIVGCVVALNAGNLRATGPLVLGAVVLHNGLGLALGYAGAWILGQDTADRRAIALEVGMQNSGLGAALAHAHFGALAALPSAVFSVWHNVSGALLAGIWRRRPAGPGEGGRADPA from the coding sequence GTGGCGGCGGCGAAGGCAAGGGGCGGCGCGGTGCTCACCCGGTGGTTCGTCCTCTGGGTGCTCCTCGCCTCGGCGGCGGCGGTCCGCTTCCCCGGGGCCTTCACCGGGATCCGGCCCTGGATCGCACCGTTGCTCGGGCTCATCATGTTCGGCATGGGGATGACCCTCGAGGCCGAGGCCTTCCGGCGGGCCCTCCGCTCCCCCGTCCCCCTGGCCCTCGGCGTGGTGCTCCAGTTCCTCGTGATGCCGCTGGCCGGCTTCGGGATCGCCGCCGGGTTCCGGCTGCCGCCCCAGATCTCGGCCGGGCTGGTCCTCGTGGGGGCCTGCCCCGGGGGGACGGCCTCCAACGTCATGGTCTACCTCTCGCGGGGCAACGTGGCCCTCTCCATCGCCATGACCACGTGCTCCACGCTGCTGGCGCCGCTGGTCACCCCCTGGCTCACCCTGCTCTATGCCCGCCGGTGGCTCCCGGTGGACCCGGCGGCCCTCTTCCTCTCCATCCTCGAGGTGGTGCTCGTGCCCGTGGTCCTGGGGCTCGCGGTGAAGCGCCTGGCCCCGGGGGCGGCGGCCCGGGCGGAGGCCTGGACGCCCGCCGTCTCGGTGCTCGCCATCGTGGCCATCGTGGGGTGCGTGGTGGCGCTCAACGCCGGCAACCTGCGGGCCACGGGCCCCCTGGTGCTGGGGGCCGTGGTGCTCCACAACGGGCTGGGGCTGGCCCTGGGCTACGCCGGGGCGTGGATCCTCGGCCAGGACACCGCCGACCGCCGCGCCATCGCCCTGGAGGTGGGGATGCAGAACTCGGGGCTCGGGGCGGCGCTGGCCCACGCCCACTTCGGGGCGCTGGCGGCGCTGCCGAGCGCGGTCTTCTCCGTCTGGCACAACGTGTCGGGGGCGCTGCTGGCCGGGATCTGGCGGCGCCGGCCGGCCGGCCCGGGGGAAGGGGGGCGGGCGGATCCGGCGTGA